The region AGGGCTGATGTGGTTAGAGATATTACATTCCATTCAAAAAACATGCACTTGCTTTGAGCTCTTGTTGCCCCCGAAATAATCGCACAATTCAAATGCTGCTCCTCGTCTGTTGTTACCCAAATCACAGCACCACGTTTTGAGTCCAGTTTGATTCCCTAACCTCATCCAAAagttagtgcagtttctgcagtgctgaacccaaaGTAGCAAAAATAGGGGCTCtgttcttcctattacaggtcagtcctgcatcacaatgattttgaagctgtaattttaagatagtgttcctttaaatcctGTTACAAAAACATGTTAAACAAAAGATATTTTACAAACCTTTTAAGGAAGATGAAAATTTACAAGgagataaaattaaaacatgGCGAAATAtagaataaaactgaaaaactaTGAACAAACATGAAATTAAACCCATCTCTGTCCAACACATATGTTAGAAACGATGTCTGAACATGACTGCCTGGCACAGCTGACACCTGATTTAACTTGTTAGATCAGTCAATTTTAGCCTTCAATCAATTGAATAGTTATATAACGTGTGGCCTTTTGAGGTTAGAATGAAAACTTGCAACCGCACTGGCCCTTTGCAGAAAAGATGAGTGACCTCTCATCTTAACACTATCGCTGTCCACTCCTCCACATCCCCAACCTTTATACAAGAGTTTGGTCCTCAAAGGGCAGCCTCCCACAGCTGTAGCACCTAAGTGGCGATGAGGCTTAAATAAAGGCTCTTCATGAAGGTTCTGTGCAGTATGTGGCCAACTTGTTGCTCCTTTCCTTCCAGCCATTATATGTTTCTTTTCTGCATCTCTCTTTCTAAGCCACCCCCTCTCTCGCTCAGGCTTTCTAACCTCTCTCCTCCCACTCAATCTCCCTGTGAACACTGCCTTTAAACCTGCAGAAGCTTCAGCATGTCTTACTTTACTGTCTATGTCCTCTCAGTGCTGATCCAAAGCAATGTTGGAGGTGAATGTTTTAAAGGGACTGTTTAGTAAAACAGCAGGTCATGGATCAGCCATGACATATAATATTGAAGTTTAATTGCAGTCTTTTAAGTTCAAGGGTTTTAATGTAGCAtattaattacttaattaatacaatattaatgtaaattagCTTTACAGAAATCGGGGTTTCCTGGCCCAAAGTGACCATCTCTGAGGCAACGGTGGCaggaaaaatattaatttaattactgTTAGAAGGCTGTCAGTGTGAGAACTGAGGATTAAATCCATGAAAAACAGTGACTATCCAAATATCAAACGAGTGAATGTGTATTTCACCTAGTCAGTAAGTGGCATTAACTATTGCACTGATGCCTTTAATGTGAGGAATGTCAGCTATTTATATTAAGAGGCCTTTTTTGCAAACACCAGCTGTCGTGTTCATTTGAAGTATGTCCTGGACACCAACCATTTCTTGACTGATATAAAATTGAATTGAATATGTTTGACCATAAATCTAAAGTCATCAGAGTAGTGGTGGCTTGCTGCCTCagttatataaatacacactaaTCCAGATTTTGCATGTTAAATGATTAGAGGTCACAGagttctgtatgtgtgtgtgtggtatttcaCATGGCATGTTTGTGTCCTCCTGCAGAGTCACGCCAATGTCCTCCAGCCAGGTGCGCAGCAGCGATGCGTATGTACTGTTTTATGAGAAAGCCGGCCTGTGAGGATAGGTGGGCTTCAGAAGAAGGAGAGCACCTCAGACCCCAGGGCTCATCATACACTCCCTCAAACCCCACTGCTTCTCCTACTGACCGACAGAACAAgactgccctctgctggacacCTGACAGAAATACATGTAATGTCATTGAGGCCACTCTGCTTCTGTGTCCAGTTCTTTTTTTCATCAAGGGCGCAGGAGATGTttcctgatgtgtgtgtgtgtgtgtgtgtgtgtgtgtgtgtgtgtgtgtgtgtgtgtgtgtgtgtgtgagagagagagagtgaccgAGGGCAGCTCTTGGGAAGGCAGTCGGGCAATAAACCCTTGTGGCTCTGTGTCAGGAGTCTCTCGCTATGCACTGCAAAGGAATTTGTCCCAATTGCGCCTTCTTCTTGTTAAAGATCGCCTCAATAGAAAAGgacttgttttatgtttttttaatgatttttttctgttttattatatgCATTTTTATTCCTAACCTTTTGGGAACCGAACTGGTATTAGGCTTCACCTGCTGGAGCATtgagaaaacaacaaaattacAGCCCAAAAGCTGCAACTAACTGTTGATTTTGCCCTTCTTTTACACCCTTAAGCTTTCAATTCTCacactgttgtttttgtgatttttttccccctcttttaaTCTCGCCTGATTGGTCCCTTACCCCCTGAGTTCTAAAAAATGGGCAGAAATTCTGTGGAAAAGGAAAGGATGCCTTTGTGGCTGTGGcgtgtttttattcagtgtggCTGCTACTGAGCTCTTAAAATGCTGTGAATGAAAGGACAATCCAGTTCAGCTGACTAAGATTAGTGGTACTCCTGATCTTACGGATTGGTTCATCCTTGATTTCATGCCATTGAACAACATGAGAagaatgttttgaaaaaaaaaaaagaaaaagaaaaaacactatatctgtatatttttatatatgatGCAATATAGAGAATGTACTATACAGTGGTGCTGAACAAGACCTGTTACTGTTCTCAGTTCATTTAACAGGAGAAAGAATGGTTACTATTTATGCTTACAGGTGATAATGAGATGAGTCACATTTTAACAGTGGCAGATGAAGTatgtatgaaataataaattttaataaaacaaccaACTTCTTCCTCTTCATTATCTCTCTAGAATGTGTTTGACTTGGCATCAGAAATGACTATTTGTACAATAAATATAGTAATATTATACACTTCTAAACTAATATCATTATGGTAACATGATGTCAGTGAGTGTTGGTTTTAAGATAAAAAGGACAGAAGGTTTAAAATGGCAGCTGATGTAGGTTATAGTTCTGTGTCATTATGTCAGTGAATGCTGTCCAGATTGTTCTTGAAATGTCATTTACTTTTCTGCTCTTTTGGTTTTGTATGATTATACAAATGCCTAATGGGGCCATGAGCTACATATCAAGCCTAACTACAAAGTGCAGGAAAATGATTCACAGATACTCCTTAAACAAGATATTTCCATTAAAAGTTTTGATCGTTTCATATTTAACTCGTTTACAGgaactgtacacacagctgaTGTTTGCATTTAGGGGCGTGCACCAGAAGATTACAGCTTCCAGAGAACTGAGTCATGAACTTTGAAACTCAGAGATTGGTAGCTGGTTAAAGGTGTGAGAATACGTATCAAAAAGTAACTGGAGTAAAGACTGAAAGAAGTAAGTGAACAGCACAGACTCACACTAATGGAACTTAATGTTGCATCAGCGTGTGGTAAGTTGCCGTGCTTACGATAaagttcttatttatttatttgttgttttttggtatAGGGACCTTTTGTGTTGTCAGCTGCAACATTCTGTAGTAATTTTACGTTGTTTTAATGTAGTAAGTACTAGACTTGCTTAGAGCACAATAGCGTTGATATTGAGTGCTTAGTGCATGTATCCAGGAGCCAATTTTGTTTAAATGCAGACCTTCAAAGTTAAAAGTTGATCATGTTTTCAAGTTAtactttttataatatataccaagtaatattttgtcattttaaaccaGTAGCTGGTTTGGTTAATGGTAAATCAGAAGCTCTGATGATAGAATGAACAAATCCTTGCAACGGCACTGAGGAGAAATCTGTGCTCAGTCACAGCTCacaacttttttgttttttgttaactGCATTAATctttaagaaaatgttaaaatattctAATATATTTTTGGTAATATTTAACATTGGATATATATACTCCATCACAAATGAGTGAATTTAAAAAGTTACTCAATGTTCTAGCTCTAGTTATCTGTGGAATAAAGTGGAACCTAAAGCTGAACTTCATACACCAGCTTCTAATTTGAGTTAGCTAGCTGCTTTTAGGAATGCGGTAGTAATTCTTGTAACAGTCCCTGTATATCTTACTCATAAAGGACGTTTTACCTTCTGCAGCTGGAAATCAGAATTACCCTTTACTAGTCCTTGTGCTGCTGGGCAGGACTAATTCTGGGAAGACCTCGGCAGTGAATACCATCCTCGGAAGGCGTGAGTTTGAGATTGGTGTGAAGACCAGGCAGTGTGTGAAGAGACACGGCTGGGTGGATGAAGTGAGAGTGGCGCTTGTGGACACACCTGGATGGAGTGTGTTTGGAGTTGCAAATACAAAGCAGGTGAAGCAGGAGATCCTGCGCAGTGAGACCCTGAGCGTTGTTGGTCATCGGGTCTTCCTCCTGGTCATCCCTGTGGATCATTTCAGTCGAAGAGACCGCCGATATGTGGAGGAGCACTTGGGCATCCTGGGATTTGACGTTTGGAAGCACACTATGGTGCTCTTCACTTGGGGGGATGagctgaggggaaaaaacattGAAGAACACATAAGTAAAAGTGGCGAGCATCTCCAAAAGATCCTGGACTTGTGTGAAAACAGGTACCACGTTTTTAACAACAAAGAAGCTGACAGCTACCCCCAGGTCAGTCAGCTGATTCAGACTGTCAGACTAATGTTCCACATTAATGAAACAGGAGTCAAAAGCAATGAAAGGGGTCAACAGCAGAGGTAGTATTACATTTAATGGAGGATCGTTCAGACTGTCCCCCTGCACGTgactgtattttattgtatactTTCATTACACTTGCTTCTCTCTGAGAATAACGGTCTttggtatttatttaatttattgcgAGGTGCGAAACATCATATATGTGTGAGGAATCAAATAAAACTGATAATATTCAGTATTATagcattttacaaatatattacaatattacagGACTTGATTATATGACATTAATAAATGTACTGAAATTGTAGGCATTCATGATTGCTGAAAGATGTTTTAAACCTTTCTGCTGTTTGAAGGAGTGGTGGAAGGGGGAGGTGTGATGCCTTATTATTGTGGCATCAGCATTAAGGCAATGACAGCATAGCACTTTTAAGCAGAATGCCCTGAGATTAACAGGCAGTTCCAGAACAGTCTTTAAAGAGACTAAAGGAAAGCCCCTGACATGCATTTGGACCACACAGGACATAGCAAAAGACCTGACAATCTATGTTAATTTGTCAAAACGTCCTACCCTTGCGCATATTTATAGACATGTCTATCGAAACGTGATACCGTGTCAGTGTCCTACCACAGCGCGCTGCCTTATCAGAACGTGTTTCTTGGATTAATACTGTAGGTGGGACAGAGAACAGACCGCAGGTAGCATGAAATTATGGGCGTCGCGCTGAGTTGGGACGGAAAAGCGATATGCGCATGCGCAGTAGGCATTGATAGGACGTTTCGACGGGTAGGATAGATTCTCAGAACCCGAGTTCTTGATGGAAATGCACTGAGTGTACAGCTTCTCTTTGATTAAGTTCTTGATCCCAAATGTAGCTTCCCCTGAATCTATGATTCTCTTGCATATAGGAACACTAGtgataatatttttaccttaaaattacagcttcaaaatcattgtgatgcttcactgacgtGTAATCACGAGATAACCTCACTATGTAATTGGTGGAGGAAGGTAGGACTTTAAAGTAGGGTGACTAGATCTgaggtgaaaaagaggacacgtcttttttttgggggggggggggggggtgatgaggTCACGTCTCTTGCTGCCGTTGTATACtgagctgaacctatgtgtgtttttaggtcctttacacctttatttgctacacaaaacatgggaattgctcttttaattcatcagagaacttacatttacgtttcgtcATAGCAGCTCGAGATGAGTGTAGGTAcacgagctttgcctgacgtaaacgacgactactgacgtgcagactgaccaattaaatgtttacagagaaggttatcgaccaataacggtagctcagTCCACCAGGTAGCTtggtcagaccgtccaatcagaagattctaggctacttcaccactcccccttctttGTGAACtgaacgcttctcgaagttctatgtaagctctagaaaaacaaaatcccggacgtttgtgaaattccgcccagacatttttttaagtctaaaaaaggggacatgtccgggtaaaagaggacgaaTGGTCATCCTATTTAAAGGAGACTTTCAGGATTATAATCAACAAACACTTCTTATAAAATGGTGCCATTTACTAGCTCCTAGGTCTCTTTGTAGGCTCAAACAGCTCCAATGTGTTAACGAAgttccagtgtctgtaaacggCTAAAAATAACGAACGGTCTAGGTccagtctttctctctgcttacatgagtttctgtggtaattcaaagagtgaattAAGActtacaagttaaacttcagccacgtataAACAAgagtgtccccccccccccccccatctcaAACATAGCATTCTGCCTTAAAAGATGTAGTTTCCcaaagagaacagcagttcaCTGCACAATTGTAGACGTTGCCTTTAACTACAAGTGTCAAACTCACACATCAGTTCATACAGGCATCTGCTACCACTtgcctttttaaaatgtttttccgCTGATATGATGTGGAGGCTCTCTGTGATGACCGCCTGTAAACGCTGGGTTGTGATACTTACAGTCTTTATCAGACAGACAGCAAATGGTGCAATTAATCAGCTTGTGACAATAGATACTTTCATTTTACCTCATTGAATTACTGGTGTGGAAAACATTTAACGTTTATAAAGAATACTTCATATACTTTATAATGGATAAGTACTATTTTTTTACCTTTATGTGAAGAACGACAACAAATAAAGTTTGTACAGTACTAAAAAGAGACAGAGGCTACAAGTGTCTCttatgaatgtttaataaagaaAGGCTGTAGTTCTAGAGTTCCAGAAAGAACATGAAGAATTGCTCTTGGTGAAACATTAATTTACACAATAAGTCATTGAATTAAAACAGAACTTCAGCTTCAAACTCAGCTGGACGGGCTGTATTGTATCAGATTGGCCACAAGGTGCCACATGTACGCATTCATCTGAAACAGGAAAGGTGCTAAGGACAGGCAGATACATTCTAAAATTCCAAAGGTACGATCTATGCTCAGCACCAGTAATTTCTAATAGAATATCACCTATACACATTTCTCTGAGCTGGACAAGGGAGTGTCATCCATGAACTAAGGAGATATGcgtaaaatttaattaaatattataaaaagagCCAAAGAATATTTAATGTCTTCATTTCCTGTACAGTAAAGGCTTTGTGATTGTGAAGGCTGACGTGGGggcagaaaaaaacattatatgtatataaagcACAAACTTAGTAGAGAAGAGTACACTGGAGCCAGCCTCTCAGCAtcactgtcagtgtcactacagaaCACCTGGGTGTGACTTATTAACACATGTACAGGTGAAAGCAGCCTACTCTTGTagtgctttcagtttttcagtttCCTGAAACTGGCCTTTAGTGCACCTCAATGGTGCGGTCACACTGCAAACACTGTCCCGAGCACAGCGGAGGATCAAGGAAAATGCACCAGGTCCCCACTGTATCCATGCCTTAAGCA is a window of Hoplias malabaricus isolate fHopMal1 chromosome 1, fHopMal1.hap1, whole genome shotgun sequence DNA encoding:
- the LOC136666636 gene encoding GTPase IMAP family member 4; protein product: MELNVASACAGNQNYPLLVLVLLGRTNSGKTSAVNTILGRREFEIGVKTRQCVKRHGWVDEVRVALVDTPGWSVFGVANTKQVKQEILRSETLSVVGHRVFLLVIPVDHFSRRDRRYVEEHLGILGFDVWKHTMVLFTWGDELRGKNIEEHISKSGEHLQKILDLCENRYHVFNNKEADSYPQVSQLIQTVRLMFHINETGVKSNERGQQQR